Below is a genomic region from Deltaproteobacteria bacterium.
AGGAGGCCTCCACGACACAATCCAGACCCAGTTCCTTGATATCGTCCCGGATCAGCTTCTGGCCGGGTTCGCTGCACATATACTTGTAATGACGACAGACCGCCACTTCCCGGCATTCGTCGCCGATCTCTTCGCTTATTTTGGCCACATCCACTGTT
It encodes:
- a CDS encoding disulfide reductase, whose protein sequence is MKRIGVYICHCGTNIAGTVDVAKISEEIGDECREVAVCRHYKYMCSEPGQKLIRDDIKELGLDCVVEAS